From a region of the Latilactobacillus sakei genome:
- a CDS encoding serine hydrolase, whose protein sequence is MEPRREKFSKQKNQRLGRNILVVVVGIIVIIAVGIGIAVVKNHQNQAAQSRAQHESLVARKKTQSKKARKLAASRSQKAIKQTAQATEKTKKQPTEKALTFETQNLTANAQKVGYGVYYYNTKRSVGSNQDQPFISASVIKLFIMDYLFDQIKQGKISGGHYIDNHSVDEWIQLMIQQSDNNATNLLIDFAGMTEINQYIQQQGYTQTKLERKMLDDAARSQGLDNYTSVKDVLQFLNQLYQNRDQAPYNKMLTIMKGQQTRTKIPSQLPANTVVANKTGELADVENDVGIVFKANDPFAIVVLTNQVQNPTAERQAIGALSLAAFQK, encoded by the coding sequence ATGGAACCGCGTAGAGAAAAGTTTAGTAAGCAAAAGAATCAACGCTTAGGTCGAAACATACTAGTCGTTGTTGTGGGCATCATCGTGATCATTGCGGTTGGGATTGGCATCGCGGTCGTAAAAAATCATCAAAATCAAGCCGCTCAAAGTCGAGCCCAGCACGAATCACTGGTTGCTCGCAAAAAAACGCAGTCCAAAAAAGCTCGCAAATTAGCGGCTAGCCGGTCACAAAAAGCAATTAAACAAACGGCCCAAGCAACTGAAAAAACGAAGAAGCAACCCACTGAAAAAGCGTTAACCTTTGAGACGCAAAATCTAACCGCTAATGCGCAAAAGGTCGGGTATGGTGTCTATTACTACAACACCAAACGCTCAGTCGGTAGTAATCAAGATCAACCTTTTATTTCGGCTAGTGTGATTAAGTTATTCATCATGGATTATCTATTTGATCAGATTAAACAAGGTAAGATTTCCGGGGGCCATTACATTGATAACCATTCAGTCGATGAGTGGATTCAATTGATGATTCAACAAAGTGATAATAACGCCACTAACTTGTTGATTGATTTTGCAGGGATGACTGAAATTAACCAATATATTCAACAACAAGGTTATACACAGACTAAGTTAGAACGGAAGATGTTAGACGATGCAGCTCGTAGTCAAGGGTTGGATAACTATACGTCCGTGAAAGACGTCTTACAATTTTTGAACCAGCTCTATCAAAATCGTGATCAGGCACCTTATAATAAGATGTTGACGATTATGAAGGGGCAACAAACGCGGACTAAGATTCCCAGCCAATTACCTGCCAATACGGTAGTTGCCAATAAGACCGGGGAATTAGCCGATGTTGAAAATGATGTGGGCATCGTCTTTAAAGCTAACGATCCGTTTGCAATTGTTGTTTTAACAAATCAAGTTCAAAATCCAACAGCTGAACGCCAAGCAATTGGCGCTTTAAGCTTGGCGGCGTTTCAAAAATAA
- a CDS encoding beta-galactosidase small subunit — protein MANTNKRLAVIFGDVTLGLKGPDFHYLFSYQTGGPESLRIQGKEWLYRSPKPTFWRATTDNDRGNQFPLKSGMWLAADQFIACQSIAVAIDGQTIPLPIGPENNRYNGQETAQEVTITYTYQTITTPQTTVEVSYTIQAGGKICVAVTYHGQAGLSSLPVFGLRFVMPTPATRFIYQGLSGETYPDRMAGGIAGEYEVTGLPVTPYLVPQDCGVHMATDWVTVYRQAVLDNRLREPVETGLKFKAVAQPFAFSCLPYTAEELENATHHSELPAPHRTVLSILGAVRGVGGIDSWGSDVEVAYQIDATQDHHFEFEISF, from the coding sequence ATGGCGAACACAAATAAACGCTTAGCAGTGATCTTTGGAGATGTGACTTTAGGCCTTAAAGGTCCTGACTTTCACTACCTCTTTTCGTATCAAACGGGCGGCCCAGAATCATTGCGGATTCAAGGGAAAGAATGGCTTTATCGCTCACCAAAACCGACTTTTTGGCGGGCAACTACCGATAATGACCGTGGCAATCAATTTCCATTGAAATCAGGAATGTGGCTAGCTGCCGATCAGTTCATTGCTTGTCAATCGATTGCAGTGGCGATTGATGGTCAAACGATTCCGTTACCAATTGGTCCCGAGAATAATCGCTATAATGGTCAAGAAACAGCCCAAGAAGTAACAATTACGTATACCTATCAAACAATCACGACGCCGCAGACGACGGTAGAAGTCAGTTATACGATTCAAGCTGGTGGTAAAATCTGTGTAGCGGTGACTTATCATGGTCAAGCTGGGTTATCATCATTACCAGTCTTTGGTTTACGCTTTGTCATGCCAACCCCAGCAACGCGTTTTATTTATCAAGGCTTGTCGGGGGAAACGTATCCGGATCGAATGGCCGGTGGAATAGCTGGTGAGTATGAAGTCACCGGGCTACCTGTGACGCCTTATCTGGTGCCACAAGATTGTGGTGTGCATATGGCTACCGATTGGGTGACGGTTTATCGGCAAGCAGTGTTAGATAATCGCTTACGTGAGCCAGTCGAAACTGGCTTGAAGTTCAAAGCAGTCGCTCAACCGTTTGCCTTTTCATGTCTACCATATACGGCTGAAGAATTGGAGAATGCGACTCATCATTCAGAACTACCGGCACCACATCGAACAGTTTTAAGTATTTTAGGAGCCGTTCGTGGGGTGGGCGGTATCGATAGTTGGGGCAGCGACGTAGAAGTGGCCTATCAAATCGATGCGACGCAGGATCATCATTTTGAATTTGAAATTTCGTTTTAA
- a CDS encoding beta-galactosidase, which yields MQPNIQWLDTPAVFRVGQLPAHSDHRYYATLAEMAQQQSSFEQSLNGTWQFHYSVNAASRPKSFYELAFDAQDFEPITVPQHIELAGYEQLHYINTMYPWEGHYYRRPAFATSDDKQHRGMFSEADYNPVGSYLHHFDLTPALRKQRVIIRFEGVEQAMYVWLNGQFIGYAEDSFTPSEFDLTPYLKETDNCLAVEVHKRSSAAFIEDQDFFRFFGIFRDVKLLAKPRTHLEDLWVIPEYDVAQQTGQVKLRLQFSGDENRVQLRIRDQHQIILTADLTSTAQVNDLYKMPELVQAWSNQTPNLYTLELEVVDQAGETIEISQQPFGFRKIEIKDRVMLLNGQRLVINGVNRHEWHPETGRTITPEDEAWDIACMQRNHINAVRTSHYPDRLSFYNRCDQAGLYMMAETNLESHGSWQKMGAVEPSWNVPGSYDEWEAATLDRARTNFETFKNHVSILFWSLGNESYAGSVLEKMNAYYKQQDPTRLVHYEGVFRAPEYKATISDVESRMYATPAEIKAYLDNDPQKPFILCEYMHDMGNSLGGMQAYIDLLSQYDLYQGGFIWDFIDQALLVTDPVTGQRELRYGGDFDDRPSDYEFSGDGLVFATRDEKPAMQEVRYYYGEHK from the coding sequence ATGCAACCTAATATTCAATGGTTAGATACACCGGCCGTATTCAGAGTGGGCCAATTGCCTGCCCACAGTGATCACCGCTACTATGCGACATTGGCCGAAATGGCCCAACAACAGAGTTCGTTTGAACAATCTTTGAATGGCACGTGGCAATTCCACTACAGCGTTAATGCGGCGAGTCGACCTAAATCTTTTTATGAATTAGCATTTGATGCGCAAGATTTTGAACCAATTACAGTGCCCCAACATATCGAATTGGCGGGTTATGAGCAATTGCACTACATCAACACCATGTATCCGTGGGAAGGGCATTATTATCGGCGTCCTGCGTTTGCAACGTCTGATGACAAGCAACACCGCGGCATGTTTAGCGAAGCCGATTATAATCCCGTCGGTTCATACCTGCACCATTTCGATTTAACCCCGGCTTTAAGAAAGCAACGGGTCATCATTCGCTTTGAAGGGGTCGAACAAGCGATGTATGTTTGGCTAAACGGTCAGTTTATCGGCTATGCTGAAGATAGTTTTACACCGTCCGAATTTGATTTGACGCCATATCTCAAAGAAACGGATAATTGCTTGGCGGTTGAAGTGCATAAGCGCAGTAGTGCGGCTTTCATCGAAGATCAAGATTTCTTCCGCTTCTTCGGGATTTTCCGGGATGTTAAGTTGTTAGCTAAACCCCGCACGCATTTGGAAGATTTATGGGTGATTCCCGAATATGATGTGGCACAGCAAACCGGACAGGTGAAACTCCGCCTCCAATTTTCAGGGGATGAAAACCGAGTTCAGCTACGCATTAGGGACCAACATCAAATCATTTTAACGGCCGACTTAACAAGTACCGCTCAGGTTAACGATCTTTATAAAATGCCCGAATTGGTGCAAGCGTGGTCCAATCAAACTCCCAATTTATACACATTAGAGCTGGAAGTTGTGGATCAAGCTGGGGAAACGATTGAAATTAGTCAGCAACCATTTGGCTTCCGTAAAATTGAGATTAAAGATCGGGTAATGTTGCTCAACGGGCAACGGTTAGTGATTAATGGCGTCAATCGGCATGAATGGCATCCTGAAACTGGTCGGACAATTACGCCTGAAGATGAGGCGTGGGATATCGCCTGCATGCAGCGCAACCATATCAATGCCGTCCGAACATCGCATTATCCAGATCGGTTATCCTTTTATAATCGTTGTGATCAAGCCGGCCTCTATATGATGGCTGAAACCAATTTGGAATCGCATGGTTCTTGGCAAAAGATGGGGGCGGTCGAACCGTCTTGGAACGTACCGGGTTCCTACGATGAATGGGAAGCGGCGACGCTCGATCGCGCGCGGACTAATTTTGAAACCTTTAAGAATCACGTGTCAATTCTCTTTTGGTCGTTAGGCAACGAATCATACGCTGGTAGTGTTCTTGAGAAGATGAACGCCTATTATAAGCAACAAGATCCAACACGCTTAGTGCATTATGAAGGCGTCTTCCGGGCACCTGAGTACAAAGCGACGATTTCGGATGTTGAAAGTCGGATGTATGCGACACCGGCTGAGATTAAGGCTTACTTAGATAACGACCCACAAAAGCCATTTATTCTCTGCGAATATATGCATGATATGGGGAATTCGCTGGGTGGCATGCAAGCGTATATCGACTTATTATCACAATATGACCTGTATCAAGGGGGCTTTATCTGGGATTTCATCGATCAAGCACTCTTGGTGACAGATCCAGTGACGGGCCAACGTGAATTACGTTATGGTGGCGATTTTGATGACCGCCCATCAGACTATGAATTTTCAGGGGATGGGTTGGTTTTTGCTACCCGCGACGAAAAACCAGCAATGCAGGAGGTTAGATACTATTATGGCGAACACAAATAA
- a CDS encoding transcriptional regulator, translating into MNNIRQYRQSIGISQTELARRVQVARQTINLIENNKYNPSLALCIKLAQVLETDLNTLFWKVGDRNA; encoded by the coding sequence ATGAATAATATTAGACAATATCGGCAGTCAATCGGGATATCACAAACTGAATTGGCTAGACGTGTCCAAGTGGCGCGCCAGACGATCAACTTAATTGAGAATAATAAATATAATCCATCATTGGCTTTATGTATTAAGTTAGCTCAGGTGCTAGAAACGGATCTAAATACGTTATTTTGGAAGGTGGGGGACCGTAATGCTTAA
- a CDS encoding oxygen-insensitive NADPH nitroreductase: MSDLIAQMQQHVSVRDFEATPLNAEVKQQLIAAAQSGSSSNFVQAFSIIEVTDVALRAEIATISNSASYVNQTGTFYVFVADLYRQAAILKAQGQSLAGVQNMEALLVASVDTTIAAEDMAVAAESLGLGICYIGGIRNDIARVAELLGLPEYTVPLFGLTVGIPKTKNQVKPRLPQHNQVAQNQYPRDQFADLKQYDQQIADYYANRGSNRQQADWTSKNLAFFSEPRRPEVGAFLKKQGFTLA, from the coding sequence ATGTCTGATTTAATCGCACAAATGCAACAACATGTTTCTGTTCGGGATTTTGAAGCAACACCCTTGAACGCTGAGGTAAAACAGCAATTAATTGCGGCGGCCCAGAGTGGTTCGTCTTCTAACTTCGTTCAAGCTTTTTCAATTATTGAAGTGACGGATGTCGCGTTGCGCGCCGAAATTGCAACGATTTCCAATAGTGCTAGCTACGTCAATCAGACCGGTACATTTTACGTCTTCGTTGCGGATTTATACCGGCAAGCTGCAATCTTAAAAGCCCAGGGCCAATCTTTGGCGGGGGTTCAAAATATGGAGGCCTTGCTAGTGGCCAGTGTGGATACGACGATTGCTGCCGAAGATATGGCGGTCGCTGCGGAATCATTAGGACTCGGTATTTGTTATATCGGCGGGATTCGCAATGATATTGCGCGGGTAGCCGAATTACTGGGCTTACCGGAATATACAGTGCCGCTTTTTGGATTAACGGTAGGGATTCCCAAGACAAAAAATCAAGTTAAACCGCGCCTGCCACAGCATAATCAAGTAGCGCAGAATCAATATCCACGGGATCAATTTGCGGATTTAAAACAGTACGATCAACAAATTGCAGACTACTATGCTAATCGGGGATCAAATCGCCAACAAGCCGATTGGACGAGTAAGAACCTCGCCTTCTTCAGTGAACCACGTCGCCCAGAAGTGGGAGCCTTTTTGAAGAAGCAGGGGTTTACATTAGCATAA
- a CDS encoding type 1 glutamine amidotransferase domain-containing protein: MVKVLIVHTNVTRYQGTTDPTGLWLGESAEFVAEMQKAGIDYDFVSPKGGFVPLDPRGMKYTDGAILAIYEQPDYVQRGLVATLKPSDVNPADYAAIYYTGGHGVMWDFPDNTEIQAIARAIYQQGGYLASVCHGIAGLLQLKDAAGQFVIAGKKVTGFTTAEEVLAGKKNVVPFLNEEVATQNGAEFTKKRAYKSFAVQDGQLVTGQNPFSVQAVTDLLIPAIQK; the protein is encoded by the coding sequence ATGGTAAAAGTATTAATCGTGCATACCAACGTCACGCGGTATCAAGGGACAACGGATCCCACGGGTTTATGGTTGGGTGAGTCGGCAGAATTTGTCGCAGAAATGCAAAAGGCAGGCATCGACTATGACTTTGTCAGTCCTAAAGGGGGCTTTGTGCCGCTTGATCCACGCGGGATGAAGTATACCGATGGAGCCATTTTGGCGATCTATGAGCAACCGGATTATGTGCAACGTGGCTTAGTTGCCACATTGAAACCGAGCGACGTTAACCCGGCGGATTATGCAGCGATTTATTATACAGGGGGCCATGGTGTCATGTGGGACTTCCCGGATAATACTGAGATTCAAGCGATTGCACGGGCAATTTATCAACAAGGTGGCTACCTTGCTTCAGTTTGTCACGGTATTGCGGGACTCTTACAATTAAAAGATGCAGCAGGTCAGTTTGTGATTGCTGGCAAAAAAGTGACGGGCTTCACGACCGCCGAAGAAGTACTGGCAGGTAAGAAGAACGTCGTCCCATTTTTAAATGAAGAAGTGGCCACTCAAAACGGCGCTGAATTCACTAAAAAGCGGGCCTATAAGTCATTCGCTGTTCAAGATGGGCAGTTAGTAACTGGGCAAAATCCGTTCTCAGTTCAGGCAGTCACCGACTTATTAATACCAGCAATTCAAAAATAA
- a CDS encoding GTPase, translating to MKKLFDKRQENQDDNPEFDSFFTEVLQKLPRQSAAIIAKSFNQSKALAEKTMAKSRSQFNGVFADFLVGVDNQKRQQAHNIIHAASLTAAIIGCSPIPFSDAFLLVPVQLTMMARLHKLFGQSWSASLGKSLSKELVLVGLGRSAVGNILKLVPVVGTVTGAAINATVAMSITETLGWLTVKMLNDGEDIFNDVLSFKNQFKTLFGLLWRK from the coding sequence ATGAAGAAGTTATTTGATAAGCGGCAAGAGAACCAGGATGATAATCCAGAGTTCGATTCATTCTTTACGGAAGTGTTGCAGAAGTTACCCCGACAATCAGCGGCAATCATTGCCAAGTCTTTCAACCAGTCCAAAGCGTTAGCAGAAAAGACGATGGCCAAGAGTCGGTCACAGTTTAATGGCGTCTTTGCCGACTTCTTGGTCGGTGTTGATAATCAAAAACGGCAACAGGCTCATAACATTATTCACGCGGCCTCGTTAACAGCAGCGATTATCGGCTGTTCGCCAATTCCATTTTCGGATGCCTTCCTATTAGTCCCAGTTCAATTAACCATGATGGCCCGGTTACACAAATTATTCGGCCAATCTTGGTCGGCGAGTCTCGGTAAAAGTTTGTCGAAGGAATTAGTCTTAGTTGGGTTAGGTCGCAGCGCTGTCGGGAATATCTTGAAGCTTGTGCCAGTTGTCGGAACAGTCACTGGGGCAGCGATTAACGCAACGGTTGCGATGTCAATTACTGAAACGCTTGGTTGGTTGACGGTCAAAATGCTCAACGATGGCGAGGATATTTTTAATGATGTGCTGTCCTTTAAAAATCAGTTCAAAACGTTGTTTGGATTATTATGGAGAAAATAA
- a CDS encoding XRE family transcriptional regulator — translation MTINFFGGRLKAVRKAKRLTQLELSQRLGVSKGTVSAYEQGLSYPSLETLVSICSILDTSADYLLSISDDLPFKMGGLTDEQMESILQFVSLIEKANETLNDADKQ, via the coding sequence ATGACAATTAATTTTTTCGGTGGGCGATTGAAGGCGGTCCGCAAAGCAAAGCGGCTCACCCAATTAGAGCTTTCACAACGATTAGGGGTCAGCAAGGGGACCGTTTCGGCTTATGAGCAGGGGCTGTCATACCCATCCCTAGAAACGCTAGTCAGTATTTGTAGTATTCTGGATACGTCAGCGGACTATTTATTGAGTATTTCTGATGATTTGCCCTTTAAAATGGGGGGCTTAACGGATGAACAAATGGAGAGTATCCTTCAATTTGTCTCGTTAATTGAAAAGGCCAATGAAACCTTGAACGACGCGGATAAACAGTAA
- a CDS encoding 30S ribosomal protein S9 produces MAQVTYNGTGRRKNSVARVRLVPGTGKITINNKDVVDYIPFANLILDMKQPLTITETTDSYDILVNVNGGGFSGQAGAIRHGISRALLTVDPDFRPALKSAGMLTRDPRMKERKKPGLKKARKASQFSKR; encoded by the coding sequence GTGGCTCAAGTAACTTATAACGGTACAGGCCGTCGTAAAAACTCAGTAGCTCGTGTACGTTTAGTACCAGGTACTGGTAAAATCACTATCAACAACAAAGACGTTGTTGATTACATCCCATTTGCTAACTTGATTTTAGATATGAAACAACCTTTAACAATTACTGAAACAACAGATAGCTATGATATCTTGGTAAACGTTAATGGTGGTGGATTCTCAGGCCAAGCTGGTGCAATCCGTCACGGTATTTCACGTGCCCTATTGACAGTTGACCCTGACTTCCGTCCAGCTCTTAAGAGCGCTGGCATGTTAACACGTGACCCTCGTATGAAGGAACGTAAGAAACCAGGTCTTAAGAAAGCTCGTAAAGCAAGTCAATTCTCAAAACGTTAA
- a CDS encoding 50S ribosomal protein L13 — protein sequence MRTTYMAKPGEVERKWYVIDATDIALGRLSTVVASILRGKNKPTFTPNVDTGDNIIVINAEKIKLTGRKATDKLYHHHSNHPGGLKTRTAGEIRENNPERLIEMSVKGMLPKNSLGHNQFLKLHVYAGGEHKHQAQNPEVLDITDII from the coding sequence GTGCGTACAACTTACATGGCTAAACCAGGCGAAGTAGAACGTAAATGGTATGTGATCGATGCAACAGATATTGCATTAGGTCGTCTATCAACTGTAGTCGCTTCTATCTTACGCGGTAAAAATAAACCAACATTTACACCTAACGTTGATACAGGTGATAACATCATCGTCATCAACGCTGAAAAAATTAAATTAACAGGTCGCAAAGCAACCGACAAGTTATATCATCACCATAGTAATCATCCTGGTGGTTTGAAAACTCGTACTGCTGGCGAAATTCGTGAAAACAACCCAGAACGTTTAATTGAAATGTCAGTTAAAGGGATGTTACCTAAGAACTCATTGGGTCACAACCAATTCTTGAAGTTACACGTTTACGCTGGTGGCGAACACAAACACCAAGCACAAAATCCAGAAGTCTTAGACATTACGGACATTATTTAA
- a CDS encoding tRNA pseudouridine(38-40) synthase TruA gives MTQRYRVTVAYDGTDFAGFQVQPKQRTVQGTLEKALTKMSKGADIQVYGSGRTDSGVHAMGQVVHFDYPSALPAKSMLRALNSLLPLDMEVVDSQLADDDFHARFSTVGKRYMYRVDLGHYTNPFKRRYTGHYPYPIDVERIKAALPDVMGTHDYTSFAAAGGVIKDKVRTIYEATVEYNAAENELVFEFHGNGFLYNMVRILVATLLEIGNGRRDVHDFLRLYEVKDRQQARSTAPASGLYLKEVYYK, from the coding sequence ATGACACAACGCTATCGAGTAACGGTCGCCTATGATGGGACTGATTTTGCCGGTTTTCAAGTCCAGCCTAAGCAACGTACTGTTCAAGGCACCTTGGAAAAGGCGCTAACTAAGATGAGTAAGGGCGCTGATATTCAAGTTTACGGTTCCGGCCGAACCGACTCTGGCGTCCACGCTATGGGTCAAGTTGTGCATTTTGACTATCCGTCTGCACTCCCTGCTAAAAGCATGCTACGGGCCTTAAACAGCCTTTTACCGTTAGATATGGAAGTCGTTGATAGCCAATTGGCAGATGATGATTTTCATGCCCGTTTTTCAACGGTCGGCAAGCGCTATATGTACCGGGTTGACCTAGGCCATTACACCAATCCGTTTAAACGGCGTTATACGGGTCACTATCCATATCCTATCGATGTTGAACGGATTAAGGCGGCCTTGCCTGATGTGATGGGGACGCATGACTATACGAGTTTTGCGGCCGCTGGCGGGGTGATCAAGGATAAAGTGAGAACGATCTATGAAGCAACCGTTGAATACAACGCAGCTGAAAACGAACTCGTTTTTGAATTCCACGGCAATGGCTTTTTATATAATATGGTCCGCATCTTAGTGGCCACTTTATTGGAAATCGGTAATGGTCGTCGCGACGTGCATGACTTTTTACGATTGTATGAAGTTAAAGATCGGCAACAGGCGCGCTCAACCGCGCCAGCAAGCGGTTTGTATTTAAAAGAAGTTTATTATAAATAG
- a CDS encoding MarR family transcriptional regulator encodes MAEQNEILSISEWYLDAQRKISQLNKASEEYGLTYDQFLVLEQIIELGNNRPGQIAKKFNTSPPAASRKLNALQNKHYIMKAHNIDDDQRTVQLEVTREGREKYTALRKVLYQIG; translated from the coding sequence ATGGCAGAGCAAAATGAAATTCTAAGTATCAGTGAGTGGTATCTTGACGCACAACGAAAGATTAGCCAGTTGAACAAAGCGAGTGAAGAATATGGCTTAACCTACGATCAGTTCCTTGTTTTGGAGCAGATTATTGAACTCGGTAATAACCGACCTGGGCAAATCGCAAAGAAATTTAATACGTCACCACCTGCCGCCTCACGTAAGTTGAATGCTTTACAAAACAAGCACTATATAATGAAGGCCCACAACATAGATGATGATCAACGGACAGTGCAGCTCGAGGTAACCAGAGAAGGTAGAGAGAAATATACTGCATTGCGCAAGGTATTGTATCAAATTGGTTAA
- a CDS encoding cell surface protein — protein sequence MKFTKLTSSVLAGATLLSLMAPTASFAATSQQGSQDAQSNDNGGTKLPQTDKTIAGISFGDNSDNGNTGYLRLQMVPHTLDFGNHKILDDSKLDFTADGKNTSLPTNNLKASYEGGKTNQTAVLNTDDADLKAGHVDGTAWATVVDKQVTRKDSKSNAANPNNTTDPTSDFWEGTTSVAGKWVLSVKSVDPLTAMDNSDPSKPTAETITGAKLSFNNTQYGQTQKVAELTKDKQDATYTADLAALPTQPKVAKVSSITNNFSTPLAAGGADIKVAEAKDGEGQGANVFGWTPENITLSMPSGAQVTNAIYKANLTWTLSSTVA from the coding sequence ATGAAATTCACAAAATTAACAAGCTCAGTATTGGCTGGCGCAACATTACTTTCACTTATGGCACCAACTGCATCATTTGCTGCAACATCACAACAAGGTTCACAAGATGCTCAATCAAATGATAATGGTGGTACAAAATTACCACAAACTGACAAGACAATTGCTGGGATTTCATTTGGTGATAATAGTGACAACGGTAATACAGGGTACTTACGTCTCCAAATGGTGCCACATACACTAGATTTTGGTAACCACAAAATTTTAGATGACTCAAAATTAGATTTTACTGCTGATGGTAAGAATACATCATTACCAACAAATAACCTTAAAGCAAGTTACGAAGGCGGTAAGACTAACCAAACAGCTGTTTTAAATACAGATGATGCAGACTTAAAAGCTGGTCATGTCGATGGTACTGCTTGGGCAACTGTTGTTGATAAACAAGTAACACGTAAAGATTCTAAGAGCAATGCTGCTAACCCTAACAATACAACAGATCCAACAAGTGATTTCTGGGAAGGGACAACTTCTGTAGCTGGTAAGTGGGTATTATCAGTTAAATCTGTAGATCCTTTAACAGCTATGGATAATTCTGACCCATCAAAACCAACTGCTGAAACAATTACAGGGGCTAAGTTATCATTTAACAACACACAATACGGTCAAACACAAAAAGTGGCTGAATTAACAAAAGACAAACAAGATGCTACTTATACAGCTGATTTAGCAGCTCTTCCTACACAACCAAAAGTAGCTAAAGTTTCATCAATTACAAATAATTTCTCAACACCATTAGCTGCTGGTGGTGCAGACATTAAAGTAGCTGAAGCTAAAGATGGCGAAGGTCAAGGTGCTAACGTCTTTGGTTGGACACCAGAAAATATTACATTATCAATGCCTTCAGGTGCACAAGTTACAAATGCTATCTACAAAGCAAACTTAACATGGACATTGAGCTCAACAGTTGCATAA
- a CDS encoding DUF916 and DUF3324 domain-containing protein: MFRKRLLKNIILGLAFGVIGGFALSQQVQAASGTEKADFEIQPIMPDGQVDTSLNYFDVKFKPGTTHTIKMRVQNFTDKKITIKNEFQNGMTQMGGDMKFQTSTKGLDPSAKIPLTTIGAVRKSDRVLHLGPQETTVIQAEIKMPEENFNGMISGGWHFIEYRDNKTSDQTISSNYAYMISVVLRGSHYKVYPELKYDSTKPILYNNRPAMGIKLRNPQPMVLKNVHFKAVVSKKGIFSDKRLYEKEGSSIAPNSSVTLPISWEYNNMKAGTYQVSVKVTGENLWNKLPMSWTFKKTLKVSKEAAANLNKRSIQRPTNKWLYMMAANGVLLLVAAYGLYKVIRIG, from the coding sequence GTGTTTAGAAAACGATTATTAAAAAATATTATTTTAGGGCTTGCTTTCGGTGTGATAGGGGGCTTTGCTCTATCACAGCAAGTACAGGCAGCTTCTGGTACAGAAAAAGCGGATTTTGAAATTCAACCAATTATGCCCGACGGTCAAGTGGATACGAGTTTGAACTATTTTGATGTTAAGTTCAAACCGGGGACGACACATACCATTAAGATGCGCGTTCAAAATTTCACCGATAAGAAAATTACTATTAAGAATGAATTTCAAAATGGGATGACTCAAATGGGCGGCGATATGAAATTTCAAACGTCTACTAAGGGGTTGGATCCCAGTGCGAAGATTCCGTTAACAACAATTGGTGCTGTTCGAAAATCAGATCGTGTGCTTCATTTAGGACCACAGGAAACAACGGTGATTCAAGCAGAAATTAAGATGCCGGAAGAAAATTTTAACGGTATGATTTCTGGAGGTTGGCATTTTATTGAATATCGTGATAATAAAACATCTGATCAAACGATTTCGAGTAATTACGCTTATATGATTAGTGTTGTTTTACGGGGATCGCACTATAAGGTGTACCCAGAGTTAAAATACGATTCCACTAAGCCGATTTTGTATAATAACCGACCTGCGATGGGGATCAAGCTCCGTAACCCGCAGCCGATGGTTTTGAAGAACGTACATTTTAAAGCGGTTGTGTCGAAAAAAGGGATTTTCTCTGATAAACGCCTTTATGAAAAAGAAGGTTCAAGTATTGCGCCTAATTCATCTGTGACCCTGCCAATTTCATGGGAGTATAACAACATGAAGGCTGGAACGTATCAAGTTTCGGTTAAAGTAACTGGGGAGAACCTCTGGAATAAGTTGCCGATGTCTTGGACGTTTAAAAAAACATTAAAGGTATCGAAGGAAGCAGCTGCTAATTTAAATAAGCGCTCAATTCAACGACCAACTAATAAATGGTTGTATATGATGGCAGCTAATGGGGTTTTATTATTGGTTGCAGCATATGGTCTTTATAAAGTTATTAGGATTGGTTAA